From the genome of Monomorium pharaonis isolate MP-MQ-018 chromosome 2, ASM1337386v2, whole genome shotgun sequence, one region includes:
- the LOC105830865 gene encoding F-box only protein 42 isoform X1 encodes MQCKINDLPDELLEYILSLIPPYKDLQECRLVCKRWYRATKNVIEHNEAHFQKSVAFGSLLWNSLPSMHWISTIGKRHSHSACIYDNSMYVFGGCTATWTTFNDLWQLDLGTRTWVRPITMGNYPSPKACATMLYYKKSLILFGGWSHPSPYPLHQQWKLFNELHVYSIKSNKWTAINTLETPPPTSAHSATIHRNLMVIFGGVCNGYSSNDVWCLNLDTYTWHKQSTSNLKPQPRYGQSQIELGEKHLLILGGCTGPNAAMNDAWLLTMEGESWTWRKVNMHNTEWAPTRIWCHQACKVGNYIIVLSKNRHQTKPNDMSISLKKVACQRSTSPRLCESNLLPERQRTVPTMDRDENINGRHGAFSRSHSQIAHTSSHTSSVQKTIPFYNDNALSMAAFRDQSPHSHAIVNRQRQLESLRRMEEKIRNKKTQLTKASKKNENTLSIFVLDITNVLSDDCKALWIPLKQNDRSGPDERILYSLVVGRGELIVFGGIRKEYSTLGHTDVDDSVVYNDLHFINPPRYVI; translated from the exons ATGCAATGTAAAATCAATGACTTGCCCGACGAGTTGCTGGAGTACATTTTAAGCTTGATACCACCTTACAAGGATCTTCAGGAATGCAGACTTGTTTGTAAAAGATGGTATCGAGCTACCAAAA ATGTAATAGAACATAATGAAGCACATTTTCAAAAGTCTGTTGCTTTTGGATCTTTGTTATGGAATTCGTTGCCATCTATGCACTGGATCTCTACCATTGGGAAGAGACATTCGCATTCTGCTTGTATATATGATAATTCTATGTATGTCTTTGGTGGCTGCACAGCCACATGGACAACGTTCAATGATCTATGGCAATTGGACTTGGGTACAAGAACATGGGTGAGACCAATCACTATGGGCAACTATCCATCACCCAAGGCTTGTGCCACTATgctttattataagaaaagtttaattttatttggagGCTGGTCTCATCCATCACCATATCCATTACATCAG caatggaaattatttaatgaattacatgtgtattctataaaatcaaataagtgGACTGCTATAAATACGTTAGAAACTCCACCACCAACATCCGCACACTCTGCAACAATACATAGGAATTTAATGGTCATTTTTGGTGGAGTTTGTAATGGATAcag TTCCAATGATGTATGGTGTTTAAATTTGGACACGTATACCTGGCATAAACAGAGTACATCAAATTTAAAGCCCCAGCCACGTTATGGCCAGTCGCAAATTGAACTTGGAGAGAAACATCTACTTATACTTG GAGGTTGTACAGGACCAAATGCTGCTATGAATGATGCTTGGTTATTAACAATGGAAGGTGAGTCTTGGACATGGAGGAAAGTCAACATGCACAACACAGAATGGGCACCAACACGTATTTGGTGTCATCAAGCTTGTAAG GttggaaattatattatagtactTAGCAAAAATAGACATCAAACCAAACCAAATGATATGAGTATCTCATTAAAAAAGGTTGCCTGTCAAAGGAGTACTTCACCACGTTTGTGCGAGTCCAATCTTTTGCCCGAAAG gCAAAGAACTGTACCTACCATGGATAGAGATGAAAATATAAACGGACGGCATGGAGCGTTCTCCAGGTCACATTCACAAATTGCGCATACTTCGTCGCATACATCGAGTGTCCAAAAAACAATACCGTTTTACAATGATAATGCCTTAAGTATGGCCGCATTTCGCGATCAATCTCCGCATAGTCACGCAATCGTAAACAGACAACGTCAATTGGAATCGCTAAGAAGAATGGAGGAGAAAATTCGTAATAAGAAAACACAGTTAACGAAAGCATCTAAAAAAAACGAGAACACATTGTCGATATTTGTATTGGATATTACCAATGTTCTTTCGGATGATTGCAAGGCTTTGTGGATACCCTTGAAACAAAACGATCGGTCGGGGCCTGACGAGAGAATTCTGTATTCTCTTGTAGTGGGAAGAGGGGAACTGATAGTTTTTGGGGGTATTCGTAAAGAATATTCAACATTAGGTCACACCGATGTGGACGATTCTGTAGTATATAACGATCTCCATTTTATAAATCCACCTcgatatgttatttaa
- the LOC105830860 gene encoding guanine nucleotide-binding protein subunit beta-like protein yields MTETLQLRGTLRGHNGWVTQIATNPKYPDMILSSSRDKTLIVWKLTRDEANYGIPQKRLYGHSHFISDVVLSSDGNYALSGSWDKTLRLWDLAAGRTTRRFEDHTKDVLSVAFSVDNRQIVSGSRDKTIKLWNTLAECKYTIQDDGHTDWVSCVRFSPNHANPIIVSAGWDRVVKVWNLTNCRLKINHSGHTGYLNTVTVSPDGSLCASGGKDCKAMLWDLNDGKHLHTLDHNDIITALCFSPNRYWLCAAFGPWIKIWDLETKEMVEELKPEVVSATSKAEPPLCLSLAWSTDGQTLFAGYSDNTIRVWQVSVSSR; encoded by the exons ATGACTGAAACTCTACAACTGAGGGGCACGCTTCGCGGCCACAATGGATGGGTCACGCAAATCGCAACGAATCCGAAATATCCAGACATGATATTGTCTTCTTCACGTG ATAAGACTTTGATTGTATGGAAATTGACCCGTGACGAAGCTAACTATGGTATCCCACAAAAGCGTCTCTATGGTCACTCACACTTTATAAGTGACGTAGTTCTCTCATCCGATGGTAACTACGCTTTGTCTGGTTCATGGGATAAAACTTTGCGTCTTTGGGATTTGGCGGCTGGTCGTACAACCAGAAGATTTGAAGACCATACCAAG GATGTTTTAAGCGTTGCTTTCTCCGTGGACAACCGTCAGATTGTCTCTGGCTCCCGAGACAAGACAATTAAATTGTGGAATACATTGGCCGAATGCAAATACACCATTCAGGATGATGGGCACACAGACTGGGTCAGTTGTGTACGCTTCTCTCCTAATCACGCGAATCCCATCATCGTCTCTGCAGGCTGGGACCGTGTTGTTAAG GTCTGGAACTTGACAAATTGCAGATTGAAGATTAATCATAGTGGTCACACTGGATACCTAAATACTGTTACAGTATCACCTGATGGATCACTTTGTGCATCTGGTGGAAAG GATTGCAAAGCTATGCTGTGGGATCTGAATGACGGAAAACACCTCCACACCTTGGACCATAACGATATCATTACGGCGTTATGCTTTAGCCCTAATCGTTACTGGCTATGCGCTGCATTTGGACCATGGATCAAGATCTGGGATCTCGAGACCAAGGAGATGGTGGAGGAATTGAAACCTGAAGTTGTGTCTGCAACCAGTAAAGCAGAACCACCTCTCTGCTTGTCCCTCGCGTGGTCCACTGACGGCCAGACATTGTTCGCTGGATACTCTGATAATACTATTCGCGTTTGGCAAGTTTCTGTATCCAGCAGATAA
- the LOC105830855 gene encoding protein FRG1 homolog translates to MSEYEKVRTGKLILKGEKSRPKKRKSKKQEKELDVTVEDKDILTHGGWWKVKNVIEITGTVAIEFGNRTYMKALDNGLFTLGVPHAEGDSPSPEEILTAFPISETKVALKSGYGKYLGVDKNGIVIGRSDAVGPIEQWEPIFQDGKLAILNNTGCFMSVTSDDDIVCQSRTAGPSEFIIIRSITQRSKNPDKDIPKEEQGSLAEVEVNYVRKFQKFQDKKLRINKSDRSELEKAKVEGNLHETLLDRRSKMKADRYCK, encoded by the exons atGTCGGAATATGAAAAAGTGCGGACGGGAAAGTTAATATTGAAAGGCGAAAAATCAAG acCGAAGAAACGAAAATCCaagaaacaagaaaaagaaCTGGATGTCACTGTCGAGGATAAGGATATTCTTACTCAtg GAGGGTGGTGGAAAGTTAAAAATGTGATTGAAATCACTGGAACAGTTGCCATTGAATTTGGGAATCGAACTTACATGAAAGCACTTGACAATGGATTGTTCACCCTTGGAGTACCGCATGCTGAGGGAGACAGCCCATCGCCAGAAGAAATATTAACGGCGTTTCCCATAAGCGAGACTAAGGTTGCTTTGAAATCGGGATATGGCAAATATCTTGGGGTTGATAAAAATGGTATTGTTATTGGACGAAGCGATGCAGTTGGGCCTATTGAACAGTGGGAACcaatttttcaa gaTGGCAAGcttgcaatattaaataacaccGGATGTTTTATGTCAGTTACAAGTGATGATGATATAGTTTGCCAGAGTAGGACAGCTGGTCcatcagaatttattattataagaagTATAACACAACGTTCTAAAAATCCTGATAAGGATATTCCAAAAGAAGAGCAAGGATCACTTGCGGAAGTTGAAGTAAATTATGT GCGAAAGTTTCAAAAGTTTCAAGACAAGAAGTTAAGAATAAATAAGTCCGATCGTTCAGAATTGGAAAAGGCAAAAGTGGAAGGAAATTTGCATGAAACTCTGTTAGATAGGAGAAGTAAAATGAAAGCTGATcgttattgtaaataa
- the LOC105830856 gene encoding geminin isoform X1 produces the protein MEPVKTDAKTKERKPLHVLQPAATDKEILVGADRILRSTKSKESKTKQVNFRHMTENIIKKDASKYKKMIKKNKAVQTTSEEKIKIELEDLTSDNPSENYWQILAQRRQMALTDVLEENKKLRQEIKKLEEENRVYKEMLDETKALVEVLQEQIGDDRSNINNSLDDSIF, from the exons ATGGAACCGGTCAAAACGGACGCTAAA aCCAAAGAAAGAAAACCTTTGCATGTACTACAACCAGCAGCAACTGACAAAGAAATTTTGGTTGGTGCTGATAGAATTCTCCGATCAACTAAATCAAAAGAATCAAAAACAAAACA AGTAAATTTTAGGCACATgacagaaaatataataaaaaaagatgcttctaaatacaaaaaaatgattaaaaagaaCAAGGCTGTCCAGACTACATCAgaggagaaaataaaaattgaattagaaGATTTAACATCAG ACAATCCTAGTGAAAACTATTGGCAGATCCTGGCTCAAAGAAGACAAATGGCACTTACAGATGTTTtagaagaaaacaaaaaacttaGACAAGAGATTAAAAAGTTAGAAGAGGAAAATCGTGTTTATAAAGAAATGCTGGATGAGACAAAAGCATTGGTTGAAGTACTACAG gaaCAAATTGGAGATGATAGgagcaatataaataattcattagatgacagcattttttaa
- the LOC105830865 gene encoding F-box only protein 42 isoform X2, with the protein MQCKINDLPDELLEYILSLIPPYKDLQECRLVCKRWYRATKNVIEHNEAHFQKSVAFGSLLWNSLPSMHWISTIGKRHSHSACIYDNSMYVFGGCTATWTTFNDLWQLDLGTRTWVRPITMGNYPSPKACATMLYYKKSLILFGGWSHPSPYPLHQQWKLFNELHVYSIKSNKWTAINTLETPPPTSAHSATIHRNLMVIFGGVCNGYSSNDVWCLNLDTYTWHKQSTSNLKPQPRYGQSQIELGEKHLLILGGCTGPNAAMNDAWLLTMEGESWTWRKVNMHNTEWAPTRIWCHQACKVACQRSTSPRLCESNLLPERQRTVPTMDRDENINGRHGAFSRSHSQIAHTSSHTSSVQKTIPFYNDNALSMAAFRDQSPHSHAIVNRQRQLESLRRMEEKIRNKKTQLTKASKKNENTLSIFVLDITNVLSDDCKALWIPLKQNDRSGPDERILYSLVVGRGELIVFGGIRKEYSTLGHTDVDDSVVYNDLHFINPPRYVI; encoded by the exons ATGCAATGTAAAATCAATGACTTGCCCGACGAGTTGCTGGAGTACATTTTAAGCTTGATACCACCTTACAAGGATCTTCAGGAATGCAGACTTGTTTGTAAAAGATGGTATCGAGCTACCAAAA ATGTAATAGAACATAATGAAGCACATTTTCAAAAGTCTGTTGCTTTTGGATCTTTGTTATGGAATTCGTTGCCATCTATGCACTGGATCTCTACCATTGGGAAGAGACATTCGCATTCTGCTTGTATATATGATAATTCTATGTATGTCTTTGGTGGCTGCACAGCCACATGGACAACGTTCAATGATCTATGGCAATTGGACTTGGGTACAAGAACATGGGTGAGACCAATCACTATGGGCAACTATCCATCACCCAAGGCTTGTGCCACTATgctttattataagaaaagtttaattttatttggagGCTGGTCTCATCCATCACCATATCCATTACATCAG caatggaaattatttaatgaattacatgtgtattctataaaatcaaataagtgGACTGCTATAAATACGTTAGAAACTCCACCACCAACATCCGCACACTCTGCAACAATACATAGGAATTTAATGGTCATTTTTGGTGGAGTTTGTAATGGATAcag TTCCAATGATGTATGGTGTTTAAATTTGGACACGTATACCTGGCATAAACAGAGTACATCAAATTTAAAGCCCCAGCCACGTTATGGCCAGTCGCAAATTGAACTTGGAGAGAAACATCTACTTATACTTG GAGGTTGTACAGGACCAAATGCTGCTATGAATGATGCTTGGTTATTAACAATGGAAGGTGAGTCTTGGACATGGAGGAAAGTCAACATGCACAACACAGAATGGGCACCAACACGTATTTGGTGTCATCAAGCTTGTAAG GTTGCCTGTCAAAGGAGTACTTCACCACGTTTGTGCGAGTCCAATCTTTTGCCCGAAAG gCAAAGAACTGTACCTACCATGGATAGAGATGAAAATATAAACGGACGGCATGGAGCGTTCTCCAGGTCACATTCACAAATTGCGCATACTTCGTCGCATACATCGAGTGTCCAAAAAACAATACCGTTTTACAATGATAATGCCTTAAGTATGGCCGCATTTCGCGATCAATCTCCGCATAGTCACGCAATCGTAAACAGACAACGTCAATTGGAATCGCTAAGAAGAATGGAGGAGAAAATTCGTAATAAGAAAACACAGTTAACGAAAGCATCTAAAAAAAACGAGAACACATTGTCGATATTTGTATTGGATATTACCAATGTTCTTTCGGATGATTGCAAGGCTTTGTGGATACCCTTGAAACAAAACGATCGGTCGGGGCCTGACGAGAGAATTCTGTATTCTCTTGTAGTGGGAAGAGGGGAACTGATAGTTTTTGGGGGTATTCGTAAAGAATATTCAACATTAGGTCACACCGATGTGGACGATTCTGTAGTATATAACGATCTCCATTTTATAAATCCACCTcgatatgttatttaa
- the LOC105830861 gene encoding NFU1 iron-sulfur cluster scaffold homolog, mitochondrial, with product MDKIFRSFHPSRSALYRNFTNEQSTPLFNKFYARQNMCATSGKRLSFPQEYSTTFLLNIDHFRKDVSVCTFNRPLNLSSKSSPLISNQQKRSMFIQTQDTPNPNSLKFMPGAPVLGEGCTKDFPSAKDAYCSPLAKMLFRIEGVKAIFFGPDFITVTKLDEDVEWKLLKPEIFATIMDFFASGLPVMDETSQPAADTQINAEDDEIVQMIKELLDTRIRPTVQEDGGDIVFMGFEEGIVKLKMQGSCTNCPSSVVTLRNGVQNMMQFYIPEVLGVVQVEDETDKITEKEFQKLEQKIKNKEKSKEK from the exons atggataaaatttttcgatcGTTTCATCCGAGCCGATCAGCGCTGTACAGAAACTTCACGAACGAGCAAAGCACTCC actatttaataaattttatgcgaGACAAAATATGTGTGCAACCAGTGGGAAACGTTTGTCATTTCCTCAAGAATATTCAAC gactttccttttaaatattgatcacTTTAGGAAGGATGTTTCAGTTTGTACGTTCAACAGGCCTCTAAATTTATCTTCTAAATCTAGTCCCCTGATAAGTAACCAACAAAAACGTAGCATGTTTATCCAAACACAGGATACACCAAATCCAAATAGTCTAAAATTTATGCCAGGAGCACCAGTACTAGGGGAGGGATGCACGAAAGACTTTCCCAGTGCTAAAGACGCATACTGCTCCCCACTTGCAAAAATGTTATTCCGTATTGAAGGAGTAAAGGCAATATTTTTTGGACCTGACTTCATCACAGTTACGAAACTCGACGAGGATGTAGAATGGAAGCTCTTAAAGCCTGAGATATTTGCCACCATCATGGATTTTTTTGCGAGTGGATTGCCAGTCATGGATGAAACCTCTCAGCCTGCAGCAGATACGC aaattaatgCGGAGGATGACGAGATTGTTCAAATGATAAAGGAATTGTTGGATACACGAATACGCCCCACAGTACAAGAAGATGGTGGTGATATTGTATTTATG GGTTTTGAGGAAGGCattgtaaaattgaaaatgcaAGGTTCGTGTACCAATTGTCCAAGTTCAGTAGTAACATTGAGGAATGGCGTACAAAACATGATGCAATTCTACATCCCCGAAGTACTAGGCGTTGTACAAGTAGAGGATGAGACGGACAAAATTACTGAGaaagaatttcaaaaattagaacaaaaaattaaaaataaggaaaagaGTAAAGAGAAATAA
- the LOC105830863 gene encoding SHC-transforming protein 1 produces the protein MATGGSSFISKPARGWLHPDHLVSKDGISYTVKYIGCLEVYTSMKSLDFKTRSCVAKECINRVCEAAGLKSADKKRRVDRKVLRAIADKPRMEHSATSVTLTISSCSLSLTNIETGHIIAKHDMPRISFASGGDTEILDFVAYVAKNMQEWRACYVLECTGGLAQDVISTIGQAFELRFKEFLTKPSSLHPVLNGVREMDRDYYNDLPGKVPPDIGPPPVPPLPNTASTLPNLKHHQNHASRTHAESIAVDSFPSAAERHQQLAETGNLIDLNSDSTISPSINLNMSEHNYVNDSVITANRDNHRDPASLFDVFDMQPFSSAISDMNRLSPRSQKQQLKQEIWFHGSVSRSEAESMLTRDGDFLVRESQGSPGQYVLTGMNNNTPKHLLLIDPEGVVRTKDRVFDSVSHLVNHHCDNVLPIISADSVLVLRYPIPRHTNY, from the exons ATGGCCACAGGTGGTAGTAGTTTTATCAGCAAACCAGCCAGAGGATGGTTGCATCCGGATCATCTAGTGAGTAAGGATGGAATTAGTTACACAGTGAAG taTATTGGATGTCTCGAAGTATATACGTCTATGAAAAGCTTAGATTTTAAAACGCGCTCATGCGTAGCTAA GGAATGCATAAACAGAGTTTGCGAAGCTGCCGGATTAAAATCTGCTGATAAAAAGAGAAGG GTTGATAGGAAAGTGTTGAGAGCCATAGCAGATAAACCTCGCATGGAGCACAGCGCTACTAGTGTTACTTTAACTATTAGCAGTTGCAGTTTATCCTTGACTAACATTGAAACTGGACACATTATTGCGAAACATGATATGCCACGAATATCTTTTGCTTCGGGCGGTGATACG gAGATATTGGATTTTGTTGCATATGTTGCCAAAAATATGCAAGAGTGGCGTGCGTGTTATGTGCTTGAATGTACAGGTGGTTTAGCACAAGATGTTATATCCACTATTGGACAAGCATTTGAACTCAGGTTTAAAGAATTTCTTACGAAGCCAAGTTCTCTGCA CCCTGTATTAAACGGTGTCAGAGAAATGGACAGAGATTATTACAATGATCTACCAGGAAAAGTACCGCCAGATATTGGCCCACCACCAGTACCTCCTTTGCCTAATACAGCATCCACACTGCCTAATCTGAAGCATCATCAAAATCATGCGTCGCGTACTCATGCAGAAAGTATTGCAGTTGATTCATTTCCATCTGCTGCAGAGAGACATCAGCAGTTAGCAG AAACTGGGAACTTAATCGATTTAAACTCAGATAGCACTATATCCCCGtcaataaatctaaatatgTCTGAGCACAATTATGTAAACGATAGTGTCATAACTGCAAACAGGGATAATCATCGTGATCCAGCATCACTTTTTGATGTTTTTGATATGC AGCCGTTCAGTTCTGCAATATCAGATATGAATAGACTAAGTCCCCGTTCACAGAAACAGCAGTTAAAACAAGAAATTTGGTTTCACGGAAGTGTTAGCCGATCTGAAGCAGAATCTATGCTTACTAgg gaTGGCGATTTTTTAGTTCGAGAGTCGCAAGGTTCTCCTGGCCAATACGTTCTGACTGGGATGAATAATAATACCCCAAAACATTTACTGTTGATAGATCCTGAAGGAGTT gtTCGCACAAAAGATCGTGTATTTGATAGCGTAAGTCATTTAGTGAATCATCACTGTGACAATGTGTTACCTATCATATCGGCTGACAGTGTTTTAGTGTTGCGTTATCCCATCCCCAGGCAtacaaattattga
- the LOC105830856 gene encoding geminin isoform X2 produces the protein MEPVKTDAKTKERKPLHVLQPAATDKEILVGADRILRSTKSKESKTKQHMTENIIKKDASKYKKMIKKNKAVQTTSEEKIKIELEDLTSDNPSENYWQILAQRRQMALTDVLEENKKLRQEIKKLEEENRVYKEMLDETKALVEVLQEQIGDDRSNINNSLDDSIF, from the exons ATGGAACCGGTCAAAACGGACGCTAAA aCCAAAGAAAGAAAACCTTTGCATGTACTACAACCAGCAGCAACTGACAAAGAAATTTTGGTTGGTGCTGATAGAATTCTCCGATCAACTAAATCAAAAGAATCAAAAACAAAACA GCACATgacagaaaatataataaaaaaagatgcttctaaatacaaaaaaatgattaaaaagaaCAAGGCTGTCCAGACTACATCAgaggagaaaataaaaattgaattagaaGATTTAACATCAG ACAATCCTAGTGAAAACTATTGGCAGATCCTGGCTCAAAGAAGACAAATGGCACTTACAGATGTTTtagaagaaaacaaaaaacttaGACAAGAGATTAAAAAGTTAGAAGAGGAAAATCGTGTTTATAAAGAAATGCTGGATGAGACAAAAGCATTGGTTGAAGTACTACAG gaaCAAATTGGAGATGATAGgagcaatataaataattcattagatgacagcattttttaa